The window GCAACGCGCGCTCGCCCGTTCCGTCACCGGAATGTTTGTGATCTGCGCGGTGGTGTCGCTGCTAACCTACCTCTGATTGATGAACGCACCAACCGACATCTTGAAATTTCACGGCCTGACGATTGCCGCGGACAACGAGTTTGGGTTGGGCCTCTCCAATCTGAATTCAACTCTCAAGGCGGGGGACCTGGCCCTGGTGTTGTTGGAGGCGGAACAAGCTCATATTCCTTTGGCAGACGCCGCGGAGGGCTTGGTCGAGCCGGAGCAGGGAACGGGCACGTTTCTTGGTGAAGACTGGCAAACGATGCCAGTGGATCGTGTGATGCACCAGCGCGGCAAGATCGGACGGGTATTTGATGGCGAAAGCTGGTTGAGCGATCTCTACGTGGATAAGAACATCACCCTGGCGCAGCGGCATCATACGCGCCGCGCCAGAAAGGACATCGAAGCTGAAGCAACCCAGCTCTGCCGGGTGTTCGGTTTGCCGGAATTGCCGCGCGGCTGGCCATCGAGCTTGCCATCACAAGACCTGCAAAAGGCCGCTTGTGTGCGCGCGTTTCTGGGCGCGCCGGTTTTGCTGCTTTTGGAAAACCCCACGCGCGGCGTTTACGATGACCTAATCGCGCCACTGATCAAGACAGTCAACAACGCGCGCCAACGGGGTGCCGCGGTGTTGTGGACAACGAGCGAACCCCAAGTTTGGAACCACCCTGAGGTGCGCGCCACGGTGCGGTACCAGATGCGCGGTTCGCCAATGCAAGTCATGGAAGAAGCAGAAAGGGTGAGCTGATGGAGAAGCGTTTTCATTTTCGGCACGTCCACGAGTTCACCGGCACGTTCGTCATCTTCGTCGTGGTGGTGCTGATCGCCGCCCTCGTGTGGACGGGTCGCAGCCAGCGCTGGTTCAGAAGTAATGTTACGCTACGGATTGCTCTGCCCGAGGCTGGCGCGGCGGGCATCCGCCAAGGCTCGGAGGTTTACTTTCTGGGCACGCTCGTGGGGTCAGTCTCCGGTGTCACTGTGGATACAACGGGCCGCATGGAGGCGCGGGCAAACATCCGCCGCGACTTTTTTCTTTTCGTACGCGCGGATTCGTCAGCGGTTGTCAAAAAGAAGTTCGGCGTGGCGGGCGATTCGTTCTTTGAGATCTCGCGCGGCGAGGGTAAGCCGTTGCCGGAGGACAACGCCGCCATTGTCTGCAAGGAGCAGTTTCAAAGTGTGCTGGAAGGGGCTGTTGAGGAAGTCCGCAGCGAGGCCATGCTCGTGTTGAAGAAAGTCAACGGTGGCCTGGATACGTGGACCACGCTCGGATCGAACCTAATCACCACACGCGCGCGATTGGACCAATTGGTCGGGCGCATGGACGACGTGGTCACCGATGTTCAGGCGGGCAAGGGCACGGTCGGCAAGTTGATCACAGACACCGCCCTTGCGGACGAAGCGCAAAAGCTCCTGGCGCGGGCGAACAAAGCGATGAGCGAGTTGCGAGGTACGGTGACGAACCTGAATGTCGCGGTGAAGAACGTCCAAGACGGCACGGCGCGGCTGCCGGAAATTACCGATGCCGTGGCCGACGGAGCGAAAGACCTGCCCGGTCTTGTCCTTCAAACACAGACCTCGATGCGCGAACTGGAGCGGTTGATTGAAGCCATGCAACGACACTGGCTGCTGCGAAAGTACGTGAACAAGACCAACCCGCCGCCCATGCGGCCGTTGCCCGCCAGCGAGGAGCCGGAGAAGAAACCGGC of the Verrucomicrobiota bacterium genome contains:
- a CDS encoding MCE family protein — encoded protein: MEKRFHFRHVHEFTGTFVIFVVVVLIAALVWTGRSQRWFRSNVTLRIALPEAGAAGIRQGSEVYFLGTLVGSVSGVTVDTTGRMEARANIRRDFFLFVRADSSAVVKKKFGVAGDSFFEISRGEGKPLPEDNAAIVCKEQFQSVLEGAVEEVRSEAMLVLKKVNGGLDTWTTLGSNLITTRARLDQLVGRMDDVVTDVQAGKGTVGKLITDTALADEAQKLLARANKAMSELRGTVTNLNVAVKNVQDGTARLPEITDAVADGAKDLPGLVLQTQTSMRELERLIEAMQRHWLLRKYVNKTNPPPMRPLPASEEPEKKPAKMLSSPRNSAK